The DNA region CGGCATCTAGTCCACGCGGATAGCCTTTGCCGTCCACCCGCTCATGGTGTGAGTAGGCAACATCGACGGTTGCTGGCGTGATCTGCTGGTTGCTCATGAGGAGCTTTCGCCCTTCCGCAGCATGACTCTGCATGATCCTCAACTCTTCGGCCGTCAGCGCTCCTGGCTTATTGAGGATCTCGTTGGGCACCTTCAGCTTGCCTACGTCATGGAGCATGCCGCAGACACCGATCTGCTCCAACTGGTAGGCCGGTATACCGAGCTCTCTACCCAGCGCAATCGATAGGATGGAGACTCTCAGCGAGTGTTCGGCGGTGTAGTCATCGCTGTTTTTTATACGAGCCAACCAGAGCATGGCGGCCGGATTTCGCAGGATGCTTTCGACGCAGTCCTTGACCACTGCTTTGACTGCAACGACATCCAACTCCTCCCCCATCTTCACTGCGTTGAGGATACGCAGCGACTCCTCATGCGCGGCCTCCCAGACAAGTGAGGCTCGCTCCATCTCCACCGAGAAGTCGACCTTGCCGATTGCCGGAACGAGGATATCTGACTGGGCGAGGTTCTCCGTCAGTTGCTTTTGCACTCCAAGCGAACGGCGGGCATCAACCCAAACGTAGTTACAGACTTCCTGCAGCAGTCGGATCTCTTGCTGCTGGCGAATGCGAAAACCCTGAAAAAGAAAGTTTGTGTCCGTCCATGGGCGATCCAACTCCGCCACATACATGCCGATGGTCAGCTGTGCTGTTTCGACTTTGATGCGGTCCATCTTGGCGCTATCAGCCATGAGGGCACTCCAAAGACAGCGATAAGCGATGTCAATTAGCCACTGCACTAGCCCTCGCGAGCCAATTACTTTTGTCTATAGCTAAGTCGAGGCAAATAGATACTGCCGATGGCTGGTTTCAGCATGGAAAGCCCCAGGCTGAAACGACATTACCTCTACGATACCTCTACAAAAAGGGACAAGTGTTTAAATATCTCCTACCATCATTCATCAGCTTCAACGCCGATACTAGAGCGTTGCATCACCATCATGAAGGAAGCCAAATGTTTGGGCGCGCTGCAGAGATCAAGGAGAACACGCCTCTTCACCGAGGCGAGGCCTTCGTTAGCTTCGTTGCCCTTTCCGGCTATGAAACTATCGTTCGCGACGACATAGTCCTCTGCCAGCTTGAGAATGGTGTCTATGAGCTTCGATCGAAGCGACAGCAAGTTGGGTTCCGTGTTCTCGTGACGAGCGACACCGGGAAGTCTTGGAAAGGTATCGTGGTTGAGCAGCTACCCGGAATCACCCGATTTGTGCAGAGGTAGTACAGAAACCAGCAAGGAGGCCAGCATGGTTGGGGAGCACCGCGACATCAAACTGTTCGAAGGCAAGGCCTTTGTCAGCTTTGTTAATAAGGACATCATTTACGACATAGAGGGGCTGGACGTTATTCTGCTCGCTGAGGAGTCGTGCATTGCACTCAAATCCCACAAGCAAAGAACCGCAGTCAGCGTAATCATCAGTACAGACGACGGCCAGACATGGCAAGGAACAGTGGTGGAGCAAGTGCCAGGAGTTACCAGATTCTTTCAGCGCTAAATCTCTGACACGCATGTGGCAGAGCTTCGTTGTTGAAGCCCAAGCGCCGTATCAAGCGGCGCTAGATCTAACCGAACTCTACCTGTAATCCCCCCATGACTGCCTCTCGCCTGCACGTGGCTAGAGAGCATGGCTGCCAAAGCTTGCCACTGGTCTACCCTCCATGAATGACATGGAGGGCACCGGTATGATCATCTACGAAGGACAAGCCACTCTCACCTACCCCGGCCAGCACGGTGATCTACTCGGCATCTTTCAGCGACGTACACGAATTATCCTTGAGCAAACGGAGCCCGGCTTCTACGACATCACCTGTGGCGCAGATCTCAGCAGCGCCAGCGA from Pseudomonas tohonis includes:
- a CDS encoding HD-GYP domain-containing protein produces the protein MADSAKMDRIKVETAQLTIGMYVAELDRPWTDTNFLFQGFRIRQQQEIRLLQEVCNYVWVDARRSLGVQKQLTENLAQSDILVPAIGKVDFSVEMERASLVWEAAHEESLRILNAVKMGEELDVVAVKAVVKDCVESILRNPAAMLWLARIKNSDDYTAEHSLRVSILSIALGRELGIPAYQLEQIGVCGMLHDVGKLKVPNEILNKPGALTAEELRIMQSHAAEGRKLLMSNQQITPATVDVAYSHHERVDGKGYPRGLDAARIPYFAKIVAVADSYDAINSDRVYSKGKSSLESLRILLEAVNSHFDEAIVGCFIRMIGIYPPGEIAELSTGEVGIIIGCPAGNKLKPKILIVRDAEKKPCKERVVDLADAAVCRTCRVREVHGSGVFGIDIEAYRRKGLMVPGNL